One genomic segment of Microbacterium sp. ProA8 includes these proteins:
- a CDS encoding dinucleotide-utilizing enzyme — protein MSTRPRLTRSIPFWGLVVVSLATVAGGWFITTDKIASMTSTLTDGTATGVDVYVGQSMAQLGGILIGAGIVGILLSLGIAALSTLRPHAPVEVVEPIDWDSEADTTGAVSTDAQPAVAAEPAEKVDAPVASR, from the coding sequence ATGTCCACCCGTCCCCGTCTCACCCGCAGCATCCCGTTCTGGGGCCTCGTCGTCGTCTCGCTGGCGACCGTCGCCGGCGGCTGGTTCATCACCACCGACAAGATCGCCTCGATGACGTCGACGCTGACCGACGGCACCGCGACCGGTGTCGACGTGTACGTCGGCCAGTCGATGGCCCAGCTCGGCGGCATCCTCATCGGCGCCGGCATCGTCGGCATCCTCCTCTCGCTCGGCATCGCCGCTCTCTCGACGCTGCGCCCGCACGCGCCGGTCGAGGTCGTCGAGCCCATCGACTGGGACTCCGAGGCCGACACCACCGGAGCCGTCAGCACCGACGCCCAGCCCGCCGTCGCGGCGGAGCCGGCCGAAAAGGTCGACGCACCCGTCGCCTCGCGCTGA
- a CDS encoding YciI family protein, which translates to MAQYLILIYGDEAQWDARSDDEKRAVDAAHGAFRERAGSAIVASGELESSRMATTLRARGDRPLVTDGPFLETKEVLGGFYVVDVPDLDAALGLAGLLHETTEGHGGVQVQPLVDHS; encoded by the coding sequence ATGGCGCAGTATCTGATCCTGATCTACGGCGACGAGGCGCAGTGGGATGCCCGCAGCGACGATGAGAAGCGGGCGGTGGATGCCGCGCACGGCGCGTTCCGCGAACGGGCCGGGTCGGCGATCGTCGCCTCGGGTGAACTCGAGTCGAGCCGTATGGCGACCACCCTGCGAGCCAGGGGAGACAGGCCGCTCGTGACCGACGGCCCGTTCCTGGAGACGAAGGAGGTCCTCGGCGGGTTCTACGTCGTCGACGTGCCCGACCTGGATGCGGCGCTCGGTCTCGCCGGACTGCTGCACGAGACCACCGAGGGCCACGGCGGCGTGCAGGTGCAACCGCTCGTCGATCACTCCTGA
- a CDS encoding DUF6596 domain-containing protein — translation MVPTSPSSGAGALGGAPGRAGRAASPTAPAAQVGAALADAHRAEWAAVVASTARLTGDLDLAEECAQEAFARAVEVWPRRGIPDRPGAWLTTVAANRARDVLRRDAALRRRLPLLVREAPTDDGASWHSDDRLRLIFTCCHPALAREAQVALTLRLVCGVSTGDVAAAFLVGESAMAARVTRAKHKIATARIPFRVPDAWELPDRVAVVCDVLYLVFTVGHAPPSGDAVVRADLVEEAVALTRLLHGLLPADRSVAGLLALMLLIDARRATREELLADQDRSRWDSALIDEGIALLATASAGAVDRFAISAAIAAEHAQAPTWGDTDWARIADLYRLLAQAWQSPVVALNSAVAVGMRDGPAAGIAAVDAVADDPALARYPYLPAARAAFLMDLGRWDEAADAYAAAALLAGTEAERQRLRGQAARARSSA, via the coding sequence ATGGTGCCCACGTCTCCTTCATCCGGCGCCGGCGCGCTCGGGGGAGCTCCCGGCCGCGCGGGCCGGGCTGCTTCGCCGACCGCTCCTGCCGCGCAGGTCGGTGCCGCCCTCGCCGATGCGCACCGCGCCGAGTGGGCGGCGGTCGTCGCGTCGACGGCCCGGCTGACCGGCGACCTGGACCTCGCCGAGGAGTGCGCGCAGGAGGCGTTCGCGAGGGCCGTCGAGGTGTGGCCGAGGCGCGGCATCCCGGATCGTCCCGGTGCCTGGCTGACGACCGTCGCGGCGAACCGTGCAAGAGACGTGCTGCGGCGGGACGCGGCGCTTCGGCGCCGGCTTCCGCTGCTCGTCCGCGAGGCTCCGACGGACGACGGCGCGTCGTGGCATTCGGACGATCGGCTGCGGCTGATCTTCACCTGCTGCCACCCCGCCCTGGCGCGGGAGGCGCAGGTCGCCCTCACGCTGCGCCTGGTGTGCGGCGTGTCGACCGGCGACGTCGCGGCGGCCTTCCTCGTGGGGGAGTCGGCGATGGCGGCACGCGTGACGCGCGCGAAGCACAAGATCGCCACCGCGCGCATCCCATTCCGGGTGCCCGACGCGTGGGAGCTGCCGGACCGTGTGGCGGTGGTGTGCGACGTCCTCTACCTGGTCTTCACGGTGGGGCACGCGCCTCCTTCCGGAGACGCCGTCGTGCGCGCGGACCTCGTGGAGGAGGCCGTCGCGCTCACCCGCCTGCTGCACGGTCTGCTCCCCGCCGATCGCTCGGTGGCGGGTCTGCTGGCCCTCATGCTCCTGATCGACGCCCGGCGCGCCACACGCGAGGAGCTGCTCGCCGACCAGGATCGCTCGAGGTGGGATTCGGCGCTCATCGACGAGGGGATCGCCCTTCTCGCGACGGCGTCGGCGGGAGCGGTGGACCGCTTTGCGATCTCGGCGGCGATCGCCGCCGAGCACGCGCAGGCGCCGACGTGGGGCGACACCGACTGGGCGAGGATCGCCGACCTGTACCGGCTGCTCGCGCAGGCCTGGCAGAGTCCCGTCGTCGCGCTCAACAGCGCGGTCGCCGTGGGCATGCGCGACGGGCCTGCCGCGGGCATTGCCGCCGTCGACGCCGTCGCCGACGACCCCGCGCTCGCGCGGTATCCGTATCTTCCCGCGGCGCGAGCCGCGTTCCTCATGGACCTCGGCCGTTGGGACGAGGCGGCGGACGCCTACGCCGCTGCCGCCCTCCTCGCCGGGACCGAGGCGGAGCGGCAGCGGCTGCGGGGGCAGGCGGCGCGGGCGCGTTCGTCCGCCTGA